Within the Nocardioides aurantiacus genome, the region GGTGTCGGCAAGCGCGAGCTGGGCCGGATCGTGAACAACCTGGCCGAGCGCTACACCAAGGTCGAGGTCGCCAACAGCCTCGACGCCCTCAAGGACGCCGGCTTCGCGTGGGCGACCCGCTCGGGCGTGACCGTCTCGATCGAGGACGTGGTGACCCCGGCCAACAAGCCGGAGATCCTCGCCAAGTACGACGAGAAGGCCGCCAAGGTGCAGCAGCAGGCCGAGCTGGGCCTGATCACCGACGACGAGCGTCGCCAGGAGCTCATCGAGATCTGGACGCAGGCCTCCAACGAGGTCGCGAAGGCCATGGAGGCCAACTTCGACAAGAAGAACCCGATCTACATGATGGTCGACTCGGGTGCGTCCGGAAACATGATGCAGATGCGTCAGGTCGCGGCCATGCGTGGTCTGGTGGCCAACCCCAAGGGCGACATCATCCCGCGTCCGATCAAGGCCAACTTCCGTGAGGGCCTCTCGGTCCTGGAGTACTTCATCTCCACCCACGGTGCCCGCAAGGGTCTGGCCGACACCGCGCTGCGCACCGCCGACTCGGGCTACCTGACCCGTCGTCTGGTGGACGTCTCGCAGGACGTGATCATCCGCGAGGACGACTGCGGCACCGAGCGCGGCATGCCCAAGGTCATCGGGGTCCGGGGCGAGGACGGCGTGGTCCGCAAGGACGACAACGCCGAGACCTCGGCGTACGCCCGGGCCGCGGCGGTCGAGATCACCCACCCCGAGACCGGGGCGGTGCTCGCCGGAGCCGGCGAGGACCTCGGTGACATCAAGATCGAGGAGCTGGTCGCGGCCGGCATCGAGACGGTCAAGGTCCGCTCGGTCCTGACCTGCGACGCCCGCACCGGCACCTGTGCCAAGTGCTACGGCCGCTCGCTGGCCACCGGCAAGCTGGTCGACATCGGTGAGGCCGTCGGCATCATCGCGGCGCAGTCCATCGGTGAGCCCGGCACGCAGCTGACGATGCGCACCTTCCACACCGGTGGTGTGGCCTCGGCGGACGACATCACTCAGGGCCTGCCCCGCGTGGTCGAGCTCTTCGAGGCGCGTCAGCCCAAGGGCAAGGCGCCCATCGCCGAGTCCGCGGGTCGCATCGAGATCGAGGACACCGACAAGTCCCGCAAGGTGCTGCTCACCCCCGACGACGGCTCGGAGGTGCAGGAGTACCCCGTCAGCAAGCGCTCGCGCCTGCTGGTCGGCGACGGCGACCACATCGAGGTCGGCGAGCAGATCACGCAGGGCACGCCCGACCCGCAGGAGGTGCTGCGCATCCTGGGTGTCCGCAAGGCCCAGGAGCACCTGGTGGCCGAGGTGCAGCGCGTGTACCGCAGCCAGGGCGTGTCGATCCACGACAAGCACATCGAGATCATCGTCCGGCAGATGCTGCGCCGGGTCACGGTGATCGAGTCCGGCGACACCAAGCTGCTCCCGTCCGACCTCGTCGACCGGGTGCGCTACGAGGAGGAGAACCGCCGCGCGGTCTCCGAGGGCATCAAGCCCGCCTCGGGTCGTCCGGTGCTGATGGGCATCACCAAGGCCTCGCTCGCGACCGAGTCGTGGCTCTCGGCGGCCTCCTTCCAGGAGACCACCCGAGTGCTCACCGACGCCGCGATCAACGGCAAGTCGGACTCGCTGCTGGGTCTGAAGGAGAACGTGATCATCGGCAAGCTGATCCCGGCGGGCACCGGCCTCGAGCGGTACCGCAACATCCGGGTGGAGCCGACCGAGGAGGCGCGCGCCGCGGCGTACGCCGTCACGGGCTACGACAACTACGGCGACGACTACTTCGGTGGTGGCGCCAGCCAGACCGTCGCCCTCGACGACTTCGACTTCGGTTCCTACCAGAACTGACGCGAAGCCAGAGCAGCTCCACCGAACGGCCCCCGGCACACCGCCGGGGGCCGTTCGGCCTCCCCGGGGCAGGTCGGCGAGCGGCCCTAGGGTGGACCGGTGCCGACGCCGGAGGAGATCACCCGCCACGAGGACGACGTGCCCACCGGGGCGCCGAGCGCCTGGGTGGGCGACGCCCGGCCGGAGACCGGCGTCGAGGTGGTCGAGCCCGACCCCGCGTGGCCGGCGGCGTACGCCGAGGTGGCGGCGCTGGTCCGCGACGCCCTGGGCGACCGGGTGCTCGTGCTGCAGCACGTCGGCTCCACCGCGGTCCCCGGGCTCGTGGCCAAGCCGGTCCTCGACGTGGACCTGGTCGTGGGCGACGTGGACGACGAGGCGGCCTGGCTGCCCCCGCTGGAGGCCGCGGGCTTCGTGCTGCGCGTCCGCGAGCCGTGGTGGCAGGGGCACCGGGGACTCCGCCTGACCAGTCCTGTCGTGTCCAACCTGCACGTCTTCGGGCCCGGTGCGGCCGAGCCGGTGCGGCACCGCATCTTCCGCGACTGGCTGACCGAGCACCCCGAGGACCGCGAGAGGTACGCCGAGGCCAAGCGGGTGGCCGCCCGGCAGACCGAGGCCGCGGGGGAGCACGTCATGGACTACAACGCCCGCAAGCAGGCGGTGGTGCGCGAGATCTACGACCGGGCCTTCGTCGCGCTCGGGCTGCTGCCGGGCCCTGGCACGGCGCCGACCACCCCCTTGCGAGAATGAGCAGGTGAGCATCGCCCCCGTCCCCGCCGAGACCGACGTCCTCGTGGTGGGGGCCGGACCCGCAGGGTCAGCGGCCGCTGCCTGGGCCGCCCGGGCCGGGCTCGACGTCGTCCTCGTCGACGCGGCCGTCTTCCCCCGGGACAAGACCTGCGGCGACGGCCTGACGCCGCGTGCGATCGGTGAGCTGGAGCGGCTCGGGCTCGGTGAGTGGGTGCGCTCGCACACCGTCAACCACGGCCTGCGCGCCCACGGCTTCGGCCAGACGCTGCTGCTGCCGTGGCCGGGCGGCTCGCTGCCGGCGTACGGCTCGGCCGTGGCGCGCACCGAGCTCGACGACCACCTGCGGACCACCGCGATCAAGGCCGGCGCGCACGGGGTCGACGGCCTCCGGGCCGTCGACGTCCGGCGTGAGGGGGGCCGGGTCACCGGGGTCGTGCTCGAGCGCGCCCGCGGCACCGAGGGGGCGGGGGAGCGGGTCGAGATCAGCTGCCGCCGCCTCGTGGTCGCCGACGGCGTGCGGTCGCCGCTGGGCAAGCTGCTCGGCCGCGAGTGGCACCGCGACACCGTCTACGGCGTCGCCGCGAGGTCCTACGTCGACTCGACCGCGTCCGACGACCCGTGGATCTCCAGCCACCTCGAGCTGCGGGGCGTCGACGGCGAGATCCTCTCCGGCTACGGCTGGATCTTCCCGCTGGGCGACGGCCAGATCAACGTCGGGGTCGGCACCCTGGCGACCTCCAAGCGCCCGGCCGACGTGGCGCTGCGGCCGCTGATGCAGTTCTACGCCGACGAGCGGCGCGAGGAGTTCGGCATCACCGGCGAGCTGCGCGCCCCCACCTCGGCGCTGCTGCCGATGGGCGGCGCGGTCTCACGCGTCGCGGGTCCCAACTGGGCCCTGGTCGGCGACGCCGCCGGCTGCGTCAACCCGCTCAACGGCGAGGGCATCGACTACGGCCTCGAGGGCGGTCGGCTGGTCGTCGACCTGCTCCTCGAGGGCGCCGACCTGGAGCAGGCGTGGCCCGACCTGCTGCGCGAGCACTACGGCGAGTCGTTCTCCATCGCCCGCCGGTTGGCCGGGCTGGTGACCGTGCCGCGGATCCTGCCGACCCTCGGCCCGGCCGGGATGCGCTCGGACTGGCTGATGACGCTCGCGCTGCGGTGGATGGGCAACCTGGTCACCGACGAGGACCGCGACCGCGCCGCCCGGGTGTGGCGCTGGGCGGGGCGCCGCTCGGTGGCGCTCGACCACCGGCCGCCGTTCAGCTGAGGGTCGCGGACGTGGCCGACGCGGCGTACCGCTTCGTCAACGCGGTGGGTCGTGCCGCCCTGCGGGGGCTGCGCGTCGACGTGCGGTGGACGGGGGCCGAGCACCTCCCGCACACCGGCCCGGCGCTGCTGGCGGCCACCCACGTCGCCTTCCCGGACTTCTTGTTCGTGGAGCGGGCGGCGGTGACGCGCGGGCGGCTGGTGCGGTTCCTGACCCGCCACGACGTGTGGGACGTGCCCGGCGCCGGCTGGTGGATGGACCGGATGGGGCACGTGCCGGTGGACCGGCACGTGCCCGCGCACGCCTACGTGCGAGCCCGGGCGCTGCTGCGGAGCGGCGAGGCGGTGTGCGGGTTCCCCGAGGCGGGGATCTCCCACTCCTACACGGTCCGTCCGCTGATGCGCGGCCTGGTGGCGCTGGCCCGCGAGACCGGTGTGCCGGTCGTGCCGGTGGGGGTGTGGGGGACCCAGCGGTTCCTCTCCGTCGGCGACCCCGCACCGCCCCCGGACTGGTCGCGCGGCCGCCGCGTCGACCTGGCCTTCGGCGCCCCGATCGCGGTGGCGCCCGGCGACGACCTCACCGCCCGCACCCACGACCTCGGCCACGCCCTCACGGGTCTGCTCGAGGGCCTGCAGACGCTGCCGCACCACCGCCCCGACCCCGGGGTCCCCGCGGTCTGGCACCCGCACCACCTCGGTGGTGACGCGCCCACCCGGCAGCGGGCGGTGCACCTCGACGAGGTGCCCTTCGCCGCGGTCAGACCGAGCTGGGGTCCCGATCTCGACGCCTACGACGTGCCCGCTGCCACGACCCCACCGGGTCCACCAGCACGTTGAGCCGGCTCGAGACCGGCCGCCACGCGAGCAGCACCGCGAGGCCGACGGCGACGACGGTGGTGAGCAGCAGCGACAGCGGCCAGTGGTCGGCGGCCCAGCCCTTGTAGCCCAGGAACTCCGCGCCCAGCACGACGAAGCCGTGGTAGAGGTACACCACCAGCGTCGCCCCGCCCAGGGCCGAGAACCACGTCCGGGTCCGCGGCACCACGGCGAAGAAGGCGAAGGCGCCGACGAGGCCGCTGAGCAGCATCGACATCCGGATCACGAGGGCGCGGACGTTGTCGGGGTCGAGCGCGTCGTAGCGGGTGCGGTAGTAGAACCACTCGGTCTCCAGCAGCCCACCGGCCCAGCGGGCGGCCACCGCCATCAGCAGCAGCACCGCGACGCCGTACCAGCGGGCCCGGCGGGTGCGCAGCAGGTTCCAGTGGCCCTCGTGCATCTTCAGGCCCAGCACGAAGAAGGGCAGCAGGCCCAGGATGCGGGCGTTGTCGAGCACGTCGGTGGCGAACAGGCCGGCGGCGAGGCTGATGGCCGTGGCGACGACCACCTTGGCGGGCAGGCGCTGGAAGAGCGGCACCGAGAGCCGCCAGAAGAACAGCGCCGAGAGGTACCACATCGGCCAGTGCGGGTTGGCCCAGATGCGCTCGAACTCCACGCCCCCGAACTCGTGCCGGAACCACACCAGCAGACCCTCGAAGATGACGTAGGGCACCGCGACCGTGGTGACCAGCGACCAGATCCTGGCCCGGGTCCAGGTGAACGACCTCGACAGGTAGCCGGTGACGACGACGAACGCCGGGATGTGCCAGGCGTAGAGGAAGTGGTAGACCCAGCCGTCGTAGAACCTCGCCGTGTCGCTGCCGGCGTCGCCGTCGAAGAGCGGGAGCAGCGTCCAGGCGTGGCCCACCACGACGAGCACGACGAGCAGCATCTTGGCGTTGTCGAACCAGGGGTCGCGCTGCTTCGTCGCCGCCGGGGGCGGGGTGGGGCGCGTCTGGGTCTGGGCTCCGGCGTCGTGCACGGCCCGACGGTACCGGGTACATGAGGGTCCCATCGCCTTGTCTAGACTCCGGACGTGTCCGACACCACGGCCCGCGGCCCTGCCCCGGTGCAGCGCCAGCGCGTCGCGGCGTACGCCGTGGTGGTGCGCGACGGCGACGTCCTGCTGTCCCGGCTGGCCCCCTACCTGGCCCCGACCGAGCGGTGGACGCTGCCCGGCGGCGGCATCGACTTCGGCGAGCACCCGCGCGACGCGGTGGTGCGCGAGGTCCACGAGGAGACCGGGCTCGACGTGACCGTCGGGGCCGAGGCGGTCGTCGACTCCGCGCTGCGGGCGCTGAAGGACCCCGGCGAGCCGGCGGCCGAGCTGCACTCGGTCCGCATCGTCTACGAGGGCTGGGTGGCCCCCGACGCCCCCGAGCCCCGGGTGGTCGAGGTCGACGGCTCGACCGTCGACGCCCGGTGGCACCCGGTGGCCGACGTCGAGTCGGGCGCGGTGGCGACGGTGCCGATGGTGCGCTGGGCGCTGGTCCGGCACCGTGCGGCGCGACGCCAGCGGCTGGCGGCGTACGCCCTGGTGGTGCGCGACGGCGAGGTCCTGCTCACGCGCAACTCCGCGCTCGGCCCGCGGCCCGGGTCGTGGACGCTGCCCGGGGGCGGTGTCGAGCACGGCGAGTCGCCGGCCGACGCGGTGGTCCGCGAGGTCGCGGAGGAGACCGGGCTGGTGGCCGGGGTGGGTCGGCTGCTCGGCCTGCACGACGAGCACTTCACCGGCACCGCGCCCTCGGGACGCGAGGAGGACTTCCACGGGGTGCACGTGCTCTTCGAGGCCACCGTGACCGGCGGCGACGAGCCCGTGGTGCGGGACCCGGACGGCACCACCGACGCCGCGGCGTGGGTGCCCCTGGACCGCCTGGTCGACGGGTCGCTCGACGTGCGGCCGCTGGTGCACGAGGCGCTCGGCCTGCGCTGAGGGCCGCCGGGGGCCGCCTGCGTCGCATAGGTTGGCCGGCATGAGCGCTGAGTCGATCTTCACCTACGGAGCACCCGGTCTGAAGTTCGGTGAGGGGGCGTCCGACGAGATCGGCCACGACCTGTCGCAGTACGACGTGAAGCGGGTGCTCGTCATCACCGATGCCGGCGTGGCCGCCACCGGCCACCCGCAGCGCGTCGCCGACCAGATGGCGCAGTACGGCATCGAGGCGTCGGTCTTCGACGGCGTCCACGTCGAGCCGACCGACGCCAGCCTCGAGCTCGCCATCGCCCACGCGCGCGACACCGGGCCCTGGGACGCCTTCGTCGCCGTCGGGGGAGGGTCGGCGATCGACACCGCCAAGGCCGTCAACCTCCTCACCACCAACGAGGGCGAGCTGATGGACTACGTCAACGCACCGGTCGGTCGGGCGCGTGCCCCGAAGCACGCCTTGAAGCCGCTGGTGGCGGTGCCGACGACGACCGGAACCGGAGCGGAGTCCACCACCATCTGCGTGCTCGACGTGCTGGACCAGCACGTCAAGACCGGCATCAGCCACCCGCGCCTGCGCCCGACGCTCGCCGTGGTCGACCCCGAGCTGACCCGCACCCAGCCGGCGGGGGT harbors:
- a CDS encoding geranylgeranyl reductase family protein, yielding MSIAPVPAETDVLVVGAGPAGSAAAAWAARAGLDVVLVDAAVFPRDKTCGDGLTPRAIGELERLGLGEWVRSHTVNHGLRAHGFGQTLLLPWPGGSLPAYGSAVARTELDDHLRTTAIKAGAHGVDGLRAVDVRREGGRVTGVVLERARGTEGAGERVEISCRRLVVADGVRSPLGKLLGREWHRDTVYGVAARSYVDSTASDDPWISSHLELRGVDGEILSGYGWIFPLGDGQINVGVGTLATSKRPADVALRPLMQFYADERREEFGITGELRAPTSALLPMGGAVSRVAGPNWALVGDAAGCVNPLNGEGIDYGLEGGRLVVDLLLEGADLEQAWPDLLREHYGESFSIARRLAGLVTVPRILPTLGPAGMRSDWLMTLALRWMGNLVTDEDRDRAARVWRWAGRRSVALDHRPPFS
- a CDS encoding NUDIX domain-containing protein gives rise to the protein MSDTTARGPAPVQRQRVAAYAVVVRDGDVLLSRLAPYLAPTERWTLPGGGIDFGEHPRDAVVREVHEETGLDVTVGAEAVVDSALRALKDPGEPAAELHSVRIVYEGWVAPDAPEPRVVEVDGSTVDARWHPVADVESGAVATVPMVRWALVRHRAARRQRLAAYALVVRDGEVLLTRNSALGPRPGSWTLPGGGVEHGESPADAVVREVAEETGLVAGVGRLLGLHDEHFTGTAPSGREEDFHGVHVLFEATVTGGDEPVVRDPDGTTDAAAWVPLDRLVDGSLDVRPLVHEALGLR
- a CDS encoding acyltransferase family protein, giving the protein MHDAGAQTQTRPTPPPAATKQRDPWFDNAKMLLVVLVVVGHAWTLLPLFDGDAGSDTARFYDGWVYHFLYAWHIPAFVVVTGYLSRSFTWTRARIWSLVTTVAVPYVIFEGLLVWFRHEFGGVEFERIWANPHWPMWYLSALFFWRLSVPLFQRLPAKVVVATAISLAAGLFATDVLDNARILGLLPFFVLGLKMHEGHWNLLRTRRARWYGVAVLLLMAVAARWAGGLLETEWFYYRTRYDALDPDNVRALVIRMSMLLSGLVGAFAFFAVVPRTRTWFSALGGATLVVYLYHGFVVLGAEFLGYKGWAADHWPLSLLLTTVVAVGLAVLLAWRPVSSRLNVLVDPVGSWQRARRRRRDRDPSSV
- a CDS encoding lysophospholipid acyltransferase family protein; the protein is MADAAYRFVNAVGRAALRGLRVDVRWTGAEHLPHTGPALLAATHVAFPDFLFVERAAVTRGRLVRFLTRHDVWDVPGAGWWMDRMGHVPVDRHVPAHAYVRARALLRSGEAVCGFPEAGISHSYTVRPLMRGLVALARETGVPVVPVGVWGTQRFLSVGDPAPPPDWSRGRRVDLAFGAPIAVAPGDDLTARTHDLGHALTGLLEGLQTLPHHRPDPGVPAVWHPHHLGGDAPTRQRAVHLDEVPFAAVRPSWGPDLDAYDVPAATTPPGPPAR
- a CDS encoding GrpB family protein, which translates into the protein MPTPEEITRHEDDVPTGAPSAWVGDARPETGVEVVEPDPAWPAAYAEVAALVRDALGDRVLVLQHVGSTAVPGLVAKPVLDVDLVVGDVDDEAAWLPPLEAAGFVLRVREPWWQGHRGLRLTSPVVSNLHVFGPGAAEPVRHRIFRDWLTEHPEDRERYAEAKRVAARQTEAAGEHVMDYNARKQAVVREIYDRAFVALGLLPGPGTAPTTPLRE